From Staphylococcus delphini, one genomic window encodes:
- the rpsB gene encoding 30S ribosomal protein S2: MAVISMKQLLEAGVHFGHQTRRWNPKMKKYIFTERNGIYIIDLQKTVKKVEEAYNFVKQVSEEGGKVLFVGTKKQAQESVKAEAERAGHYYVNQRWLGGILTNYKTISKRVQRISEIEKMEEDGTFDVLPKKEVVELKKEYDRLIKFLGGIREMKSMPQALFVVDPRKERNAIAEARKLNIPIVGIVDTNCDPDEIDYVIPANDDAIRAVKLLTGKMADAILEGQQGVSNEEVAAEQDIDLTEDETAEGESTEATENTEAAVESN, from the coding sequence ATGGCAGTAATCTCAATGAAACAATTATTAGAAGCTGGTGTTCACTTCGGTCATCAAACACGCCGTTGGAACCCAAAAATGAAAAAGTACATTTTCACTGAAAGAAATGGTATTTATATCATCGACTTACAGAAAACAGTGAAAAAAGTTGAAGAAGCTTACAACTTTGTTAAACAAGTTTCTGAAGAAGGCGGTAAAGTTTTATTCGTAGGTACGAAAAAGCAAGCGCAAGAATCAGTGAAGGCTGAAGCAGAACGTGCTGGCCACTACTATGTCAACCAAAGATGGTTAGGCGGAATCTTAACAAACTACAAAACAATTTCTAAACGTGTTCAACGTATTTCTGAAATTGAAAAAATGGAAGAAGACGGCACTTTCGACGTACTTCCTAAAAAAGAAGTTGTAGAACTTAAAAAAGAATATGACCGTTTAATTAAATTCTTAGGCGGTATTCGTGAAATGAAATCAATGCCACAAGCATTATTCGTAGTTGACCCACGTAAAGAGCGTAATGCAATTGCAGAAGCGCGTAAATTAAACATTCCTATCGTAGGTATTGTTGATACAAACTGTGATCCAGATGAAATTGACTACGTTATCCCAGCGAATGATGACGCAATCCGTGCGGTTAAATTATTAACTGGTAAAATGGCGGACGCAATCTTAGAAGGTCAACAAGGTGTATCAAACGAAGAAGTGGCTGCTGAACAAGACATCGACTTAACAGAAGATGAAACAGCAGAAGGCGAATCAACTGAAGCGACAGAAAACACTGAAGCAGCTGTTGAATCTAACTAA
- the hslU gene encoding ATP-dependent protease ATPase subunit HslU: MDRNAIKFTPKDIVDRLNEYIVGQEEAKKKVAIALRNRYRRSLLDDEVKQEIAPKNILMMGPTGVGKTEIARRMAKIVGAPFLKVEATKFTEVGYVGRDVESMVRDLVDVAVRLVKEQKKANVVEAATQKANDKLVKLLVPSLKKKASQNTNNPLESLFGGAIPNFGQHNEEEEEEPPTEDIKTKRSEIRVQLLNGQLEDEKVKVKVEQDPGALGMLGTNQNEQMQEMMNQLMPKKKVEKEVPVKTARKILVDQFADEMIDHETANQEALDLAEQMGIIFIDEIDKVATSNQNSGQDVSRQGVQRDILPILEGSVVKTKYGTVSTEHMLFIGAGAFHVSKPSDLIPELQGRFPIRVELQDLSVDDFVGILKEPKLSLIKQYEMLLKTEEVVVNFTDEAIYRLAEMAHHVNQETDNIGARRLHTILEKMLEDLSFEAPNMPHAQVDITPQYVDDKLKTISTNKDLSEFIL, translated from the coding sequence ATGGATCGTAATGCGATTAAATTTACACCCAAAGATATTGTAGATAGATTAAATGAATATATTGTAGGTCAAGAAGAAGCTAAGAAGAAAGTTGCCATTGCGCTGAGAAATAGATATCGTCGTAGTTTGCTTGACGATGAAGTGAAACAAGAAATTGCACCGAAAAACATTTTGATGATGGGGCCGACTGGTGTAGGGAAAACTGAAATTGCACGCCGTATGGCCAAAATTGTTGGTGCACCATTTTTAAAAGTAGAAGCAACGAAATTCACTGAAGTCGGTTACGTTGGTCGTGATGTCGAAAGTATGGTCCGAGACCTAGTTGACGTTGCTGTTCGCTTAGTGAAAGAACAGAAAAAAGCGAATGTGGTTGAAGCAGCGACACAAAAAGCGAATGATAAATTAGTGAAATTGCTTGTACCGAGTCTGAAGAAAAAAGCAAGTCAAAATACCAACAATCCATTAGAATCTTTATTTGGTGGTGCCATCCCGAACTTTGGACAACACAACGAAGAAGAGGAAGAAGAACCACCAACTGAAGATATTAAAACAAAACGCTCTGAAATTCGTGTACAGTTACTGAATGGACAGCTTGAAGATGAGAAAGTTAAAGTCAAAGTAGAACAAGATCCGGGCGCTCTAGGTATGCTCGGCACGAACCAAAATGAGCAAATGCAAGAAATGATGAATCAACTGATGCCAAAGAAAAAGGTTGAAAAAGAAGTGCCGGTGAAAACAGCACGTAAAATTTTAGTTGACCAATTTGCTGATGAGATGATTGATCATGAAACAGCAAACCAGGAAGCACTTGATTTAGCAGAGCAAATGGGTATCATTTTTATTGATGAAATTGATAAAGTTGCAACGTCGAATCAAAACAGTGGTCAAGATGTTTCGAGACAAGGGGTACAGCGCGACATCTTGCCTATCCTTGAGGGTAGCGTAGTCAAGACGAAATATGGTACTGTTAGTACGGAGCACATGCTTTTTATTGGCGCTGGAGCTTTTCATGTATCGAAACCAAGTGATTTAATTCCAGAGTTACAAGGACGTTTTCCAATTCGCGTAGAATTACAAGATTTATCAGTAGATGATTTTGTAGGTATTCTTAAAGAACCGAAATTGTCCTTAATTAAACAATATGAAATGTTATTGAAAACAGAAGAGGTTGTTGTGAACTTTACAGATGAAGCCATTTATCGACTTGCGGAAATGGCACATCATGTCAACCAAGAAACGGACAATATCGGTGCGCGTCGTCTGCATACGATCTTAGAAAAAATGTTAGAAGACTTGTCTTTCGAAGCACCCAATATGCCGCATGCACAAGTGGACATCACACCACAATATGTTGATGATAAATTAAAAACGATTTCGACAAACAAAGATTTAAGCGAATTTATTTTATAA
- the hslV gene encoding ATP-dependent protease subunit HslV, translated as MSSSIHATTIYAVRHNGGAAMAGDGQVTLGEKVIMKQTAKKVRKLYNGKVIAGFAGSVADAFTLFEKFETKLQQYSGNLERAAVELAKEWRGDKQLRQLEAMLIVMDKDHILVVSGTGEVIAPDDDLIAIGSGGNFALSAGRAFKRHASHLSAREMAYESLKVASEICVFTNDHITVEEL; from the coding sequence ATGAGTTCATCAATACATGCAACAACGATATATGCAGTGAGACATAATGGTGGCGCAGCAATGGCAGGTGATGGTCAAGTCACTTTAGGTGAAAAAGTGATTATGAAACAAACTGCTAAAAAAGTAAGAAAGCTATATAATGGCAAGGTCATTGCAGGTTTTGCTGGTAGTGTGGCAGATGCTTTTACACTTTTTGAAAAATTCGAAACCAAATTACAACAATATAGCGGTAACCTTGAAAGAGCAGCTGTAGAACTTGCGAAAGAATGGCGAGGCGACAAACAATTACGTCAACTGGAAGCGATGCTCATTGTGATGGATAAAGATCATATCCTCGTTGTGAGTGGGACAGGTGAAGTCATTGCGCCGGATGATGATTTGATTGCAATCGGTTCAGGTGGCAATTTTGCATTAAGTGCAGGTCGCGCGTTTAAAAGACATGCGTCACATTTAAGCGCACGTGAAATGGCATACGAAAGCTTGAAAGTAGCCTCAGAAATATGTGTATTCACGAACGACCATATCACAGTGGAAGAACTTTAA
- the frr gene encoding ribosome recycling factor — protein MKEIIQDAKTRMKKSTENLSRELAQINAGRANSNLLAGVQVDYYGAPTPVQQLASINVPEARLLVVSPYDKTSLADIEKAIIAANLGVNPTSDGDVIRIMVPALTEERRKEIVKEVKKTGENAKVSIRNIRRDANDTLKRQEKDGEISEDELRNGSDEVQKITDSSIKEIDQLVADKEKDIMSV, from the coding sequence ATGAAAGAAATTATTCAAGATGCAAAAACGCGTATGAAAAAGTCAACTGAGAATTTATCTCGTGAATTAGCTCAAATCAATGCGGGTCGTGCGAACTCAAACTTGCTAGCAGGTGTTCAAGTCGATTACTATGGTGCGCCTACACCTGTACAACAACTTGCAAGTATTAACGTTCCTGAAGCACGTTTACTCGTGGTATCTCCATATGACAAAACGTCTTTGGCTGACATTGAAAAAGCAATCATCGCAGCAAATTTAGGGGTTAACCCAACTAGTGACGGCGATGTCATTCGTATTATGGTACCTGCTTTAACTGAAGAACGTCGTAAAGAGATTGTTAAAGAAGTGAAGAAAACAGGTGAAAATGCGAAAGTTTCTATCCGTAACATTCGTCGTGATGCAAACGATACATTAAAAAGACAAGAAAAAGATGGCGAAATTTCTGAAGATGAGTTACGTAACGGATCTGACGAAGTGCAAAAAATTACTGATAGCTCAATCAAAGAAATCGATCAGTTAGTGGCAGACAAAGAAAAAGATATCATGTCAGTCTAA
- the codY gene encoding GTP-sensing pleiotropic transcriptional regulator CodY, with translation MSLLSKTRELSSLLQKHKGISVDFKDVAQTISKVTVTNVFIVSRRGKILGSSLNELLKNERIIKMLEDRHIPEKYTEKLMHVYETLSNISIDDELSVFPPENESVFKDSKTTVFPIIGGGERLGTLVLGRVSDEFEDNDLVLGEYAATVIGMEILREKHSEIESEARDKAAISMAINSLSYSEKEAIDHIFEELGGKEGLLIASKVADRVGITRSVIVNALRKLESAGVIESRSLGMKGTFIKVKKEAFLDELSRTE, from the coding sequence ATGAGCTTATTATCGAAAACAAGAGAATTGAGTAGTTTGTTACAAAAACATAAGGGCATCTCAGTAGATTTCAAAGATGTTGCACAAACAATTAGTAAAGTGACTGTAACTAATGTGTTCATTGTTTCTCGTCGCGGTAAAATATTAGGTTCTAGTTTAAATGAATTACTTAAGAATGAACGTATTATTAAAATGTTGGAAGACCGACATATCCCTGAAAAATATACTGAAAAGTTAATGCATGTTTATGAAACGTTATCTAACATTTCAATTGATGATGAATTGTCTGTATTCCCACCAGAAAATGAATCAGTATTTAAAGATTCAAAAACAACTGTATTCCCCATCATTGGTGGCGGAGAACGTTTAGGCACACTCGTTTTAGGACGCGTGTCTGACGAGTTTGAAGATAATGACCTCGTACTTGGCGAATATGCTGCAACAGTAATCGGTATGGAAATCTTGCGTGAAAAACATTCAGAAATTGAATCTGAAGCGCGTGATAAAGCAGCCATTTCTATGGCGATTAATTCATTATCTTATTCGGAAAAAGAAGCAATTGATCATATTTTTGAAGAACTTGGTGGCAAAGAAGGCTTACTGATTGCTTCTAAAGTGGCTGACCGCGTAGGTATTACACGTTCAGTAATCGTTAACGCATTAAGAAAATTAGAAAGTGCGGGCGTGATTGAGTCTCGTTCACTCGGTATGAAAGGGACATTCATTAAAGTTAAAAAAGAAGCATTTTTAGACGAGTTATCTCGCACAGAATAA
- the pyrH gene encoding UMP kinase produces MTETSKYKRVVLKLSGEALAGDKGFGINPMIIKSIAEQVAEVAKMDTEIAVIVGGGNIWRGKTGSDLGMDRGTADYMGMLATVMNALALQDSLEQLDCDTRVLTSIEMKQVAEPYIRRRAIRHLEKNRVVIFAAGIGNPYFSTDTTAALRAAEVEADVILMGKNNVDGVYSADPKVDPNAKKYDRLTYIQLLQEGLQVMDSTASSFCMDNNIPLKVFSIMEEGNIKRAVQGEDIGTIITK; encoded by the coding sequence ATGACTGAAACTTCAAAATATAAGCGAGTAGTTTTGAAATTAAGTGGAGAAGCATTAGCAGGTGACAAAGGTTTTGGTATCAATCCAATGATTATTAAAAGCATCGCAGAACAAGTGGCAGAAGTAGCTAAAATGGACACTGAAATTGCTGTCATTGTGGGTGGTGGTAATATCTGGCGTGGCAAAACAGGTAGCGATTTAGGTATGGATCGTGGTACTGCTGACTATATGGGTATGTTAGCAACTGTGATGAACGCGTTAGCTTTACAAGATAGCCTTGAGCAATTGGATTGTGATACACGTGTATTAACTTCAATCGAAATGAAACAAGTTGCCGAGCCGTACATTCGACGTCGTGCAATTCGTCACTTAGAGAAAAACCGTGTCGTTATTTTTGCAGCAGGTATTGGAAACCCATATTTCTCAACAGACACAACTGCAGCATTACGTGCAGCCGAAGTGGAAGCAGATGTGATTTTAATGGGTAAAAACAATGTGGATGGTGTCTATTCAGCAGACCCTAAAGTTGATCCGAATGCTAAAAAGTATGATCGCTTAACTTATATCCAACTATTACAAGAAGGTTTACAAGTAATGGATTCAACAGCCTCTTCATTCTGTATGGACAACAATATACCGTTAAAAGTCTTCTCTATTATGGAAGAAGGCAATATTAAACGTGCTGTTCAAGGTGAAGATATCGGTACAATCATTACAAAATAA
- the tsf gene encoding translation elongation factor Ts produces MAISAKLVKELRERTGAGMMDCKKALEATDGDIEKAIDYLREKGIAKAAKKADRIAAEGITHVEVKGNEAVIVEINSETDFVARNEGFQQLVKEIANQILDTKAATVEELNETTLPNGKKVSEHMTEAISTIGEKLSLRRFEIRTKTDNDAFGAYLHMGGRIAVLSVVEGTTDEDAAKDVAMHIAAINPKYVSSEQVSEEELNHEREVLKQQALNEGKPENIVEKMVEGRLRKYLQEICAVDQNFVKNPDQTVEAFLKSKGGKLVDFVRYEVGEGIEKRQENFADEVKGQMK; encoded by the coding sequence ATGGCAATTTCAGCTAAACTTGTTAAAGAATTACGCGAAAGAACTGGCGCGGGTATGATGGACTGTAAAAAAGCTTTAGAAGCAACTGATGGAGATATCGAAAAAGCGATTGACTACCTTCGTGAAAAAGGTATTGCAAAAGCAGCTAAAAAAGCTGACCGTATTGCGGCTGAAGGTATCACACATGTTGAAGTAAAAGGTAATGAAGCAGTTATCGTTGAAATCAACTCTGAAACGGACTTCGTTGCTCGTAACGAAGGTTTCCAACAGCTTGTAAAAGAAATTGCTAACCAAATTCTTGATACAAAAGCAGCAACTGTTGAAGAATTAAATGAAACAACATTACCAAATGGTAAAAAAGTTTCTGAACATATGACAGAAGCAATTTCAACAATCGGTGAAAAATTAAGCTTACGTCGTTTTGAAATCAGAACTAAAACTGATAACGATGCATTCGGTGCTTATTTACACATGGGTGGTCGTATTGCAGTGCTTTCAGTTGTTGAAGGTACAACTGATGAAGACGCAGCGAAAGACGTTGCAATGCACATCGCAGCAATCAACCCTAAATATGTATCTTCTGAGCAAGTAAGTGAAGAAGAACTTAACCACGAAAGAGAAGTTTTAAAACAACAAGCTTTAAATGAAGGTAAACCAGAAAACATCGTTGAAAAAATGGTTGAAGGTCGTTTACGTAAATATTTACAAGAAATTTGTGCAGTTGATCAAAACTTCGTTAAAAACCCTGATCAAACAGTTGAAGCGTTCCTTAAATCTAAAGGTGGCAAACTTGTTGACTTCGTACGTTACGAAGTAGGTGAAGGCATTGAAAAACGCCAAGAAAACTTTGCTGATGAAGTTAAAGGACAAATGAAATAA